The Williamsia sp. DF01-3 genome has a window encoding:
- a CDS encoding VOC family protein gives MQLDQQIHFLTFATADLDAARQFYVNGLAWKPLMDVENEIIFFQIAPGVVLGFFEAGKFAEDIGVADAPSISGATVAHNVDSRDAVRAVADAMVAAGASVLKPPQPGAFGGIFHAQVRDPNGLIWEIAHNPGWHVEADGTVVLA, from the coding sequence GTGCAACTCGACCAGCAGATCCACTTCCTGACCTTCGCCACCGCCGACCTCGACGCCGCACGGCAGTTCTATGTGAACGGACTCGCATGGAAACCGCTGATGGACGTGGAGAACGAGATCATCTTCTTCCAGATCGCGCCCGGCGTTGTCCTCGGGTTCTTCGAGGCCGGTAAGTTCGCCGAAGACATCGGCGTGGCTGATGCCCCATCGATATCCGGTGCAACAGTTGCCCACAACGTCGACAGTCGGGATGCTGTCCGGGCGGTCGCCGACGCCATGGTCGCGGCCGGCGCGTCCGTGCTCAAACCGCCACAACCGGGCGCTTTCGGTGGCATCTTCCACGCACAGGTGCGTGATCCCAACGGCCTCATCTGGGAGATCGCGCACAACCCCGGCTGGCACGTCGAGGCCGACGGAACAGTGGTCCTCGCCTGA